A window from Lactiplantibacillus pentosus encodes these proteins:
- the rlmD gene encoding 23S rRNA (uracil(1939)-C(5))-methyltransferase RlmD, with protein sequence MKVNLPVHKGDVLDVIIMDLTYQGMGVAKVDNYPIFIENALPEEKITVKVTKTTKNFAFGEVEKINQVSPHRVNPKGRVYRQTGIAPLQHLEYSEQLKFKQHQVAELFAKVHMDDVEVLPTIGMDNPTQYRNKAQVPVRQVQGQLTTGFYKKNSHQLMPIEDYYIQDPEIDKAIVVVRDILRKYHEAAYDEFHHSGTIRTIMVRRGYYSHEMMVVIVTRTKHLPMADVVTQEIQAALPEVVSVIQNVNSKKTNVILGPVNNVLAGKSTIDDQLLGLTFAISAQSFYQVNPQQTEKLYQLAIDRAGLTGNETVIDAYSGIGTISLTMAQHAKQVYGVEIVPAAIDNARQNADKNGITNAKFVLDSAEKAMAKWQADGIKPDVIVVDPPRKGLDADFIKSAGEMAPKRVVYISCNPSTLVRDVQRFAEYGYQISAPVQPVDQFPQTPHIESVTVLERKEK encoded by the coding sequence ATGAAAGTTAATTTACCAGTGCATAAGGGTGACGTGTTAGATGTCATCATCATGGACTTAACGTATCAAGGCATGGGAGTTGCCAAAGTTGATAACTACCCGATTTTTATTGAAAATGCCTTACCGGAAGAAAAAATCACGGTCAAAGTGACGAAGACGACAAAGAATTTTGCGTTCGGGGAAGTTGAAAAAATCAACCAAGTCAGTCCGCACCGGGTCAATCCAAAGGGCCGCGTTTATCGGCAGACTGGGATTGCGCCATTGCAACACCTAGAGTACAGTGAACAGTTGAAATTCAAACAACATCAGGTCGCTGAATTATTCGCTAAAGTGCACATGGATGATGTTGAAGTCTTGCCAACGATTGGGATGGACAATCCGACCCAGTATCGTAATAAGGCGCAAGTGCCTGTTCGCCAGGTTCAGGGGCAATTAACGACTGGTTTTTACAAGAAGAACAGTCATCAATTGATGCCAATTGAAGATTATTATATTCAGGATCCTGAAATTGATAAGGCAATCGTGGTCGTACGTGACATTTTGCGGAAGTATCACGAAGCAGCCTATGACGAATTTCATCACAGTGGCACGATTCGGACGATTATGGTTCGTCGGGGTTACTACAGCCACGAGATGATGGTGGTCATTGTCACTCGGACGAAGCATCTACCAATGGCTGACGTGGTCACACAAGAGATTCAAGCCGCCTTACCAGAAGTGGTCAGTGTGATTCAAAACGTTAACTCAAAGAAGACTAACGTGATTTTAGGGCCAGTTAACAACGTGTTAGCAGGAAAGTCGACAATTGATGACCAATTATTGGGATTGACGTTTGCTATTTCGGCGCAATCATTCTACCAGGTCAATCCGCAACAGACTGAAAAACTGTATCAATTAGCGATTGACCGCGCTGGATTGACGGGCAACGAAACGGTGATTGACGCTTATTCCGGTATCGGAACCATTTCACTGACGATGGCGCAACATGCTAAGCAGGTGTATGGGGTCGAAATTGTTCCCGCTGCGATTGATAATGCTCGCCAGAACGCGGATAAGAATGGTATCACGAATGCCAAGTTTGTGCTGGATAGCGCTGAAAAAGCGATGGCTAAGTGGCAAGCGGATGGTATCAAGCCAGACGTAATCGTCGTCGATCCACCACGCAAGGGTCTGGACGCTGACTTCATCAAGAGTGCTGGCGAAATGGCACCAAAACGGGTCGTTTACATTAGTTGTAACCCATCGACCTTAGTTCGCGACGTTCAACGGTTTGCGGAATACGGGTACCAGATCAGTGCACCAGTTCAACCTGTAGACCAGTTCCCACAGACGCCGCATATTGAATCGGTGACGGTGCTGGAACGTAAAGAAAAATAG
- a CDS encoding type II toxin-antitoxin system RelB/DinJ family antitoxin — translation MAKPIKKTASVFTRVSPELKNQAEDVLDKLQIPMSTALSMFLQQVVEQRGIPFEVKLHHQPLDASTLTTEQFDQKIQKGFDDFKHGKTYTAEQVHQQLQEKHRQS, via the coding sequence ATGGCAAAGCCAATCAAAAAAACAGCCAGCGTTTTTACTAGAGTCAGCCCAGAACTGAAGAACCAGGCTGAAGATGTATTAGACAAACTTCAAATTCCGATGTCAACAGCACTCAGTATGTTTCTACAACAAGTGGTGGAACAACGAGGCATCCCTTTTGAAGTCAAGCTTCATCATCAACCATTAGATGCCTCGACTTTAACGACAGAACAATTTGATCAAAAAATTCAAAAAGGCTTCGATGACTTTAAGCATGGTAAGACCTACACAGCCGAACAAGTACACCAACAATTACAAGAAAAGCATCGTCAATCGTGA
- a CDS encoding UPF0158 family protein, with product MKLDDLIDPFVNAEDGMIYYYRRSTDEIVVLVNDQFADDDSNDKLAEAIDDNRDDYVSFPTEIDIHDYQIMRDYVDQVADDRQRERLEQAISGRGAFRRFRSTIEQLGLLEQWYDFEAQAYHDMAIEWCHENDVPYEE from the coding sequence ATGAAATTAGATGATCTGATTGACCCGTTTGTTAATGCTGAAGATGGTATGATCTACTACTACCGTCGTTCAACGGATGAGATTGTGGTACTAGTAAATGACCAATTTGCGGATGACGACAGCAATGATAAATTAGCAGAAGCCATTGATGACAATCGTGACGACTATGTGAGCTTTCCAACTGAGATCGACATTCACGATTATCAGATTATGAGGGATTATGTTGATCAAGTGGCCGATGATCGTCAAAGAGAGCGGCTAGAACAAGCAATCAGTGGCCGAGGCGCTTTTCGTAGGTTTCGGTCAACAATTGAACAACTTGGTTTATTAGAGCAATGGTATGATTTTGAAGCGCAAGCCTATCACGATATGGCCATTGAGTGGTGCCACGAAAATGACGTGCCATATGAAGAATAG
- a CDS encoding TetR/AcrR family transcriptional regulator, which yields MVKRRTLTQAKVLATANQLIESKGINGLTIRDLALVLDVRPQSIYNYVDSLSDLLDQVGLQFVQNVADRLTEKIANVDGDEALMAFAQEFRAACVQHQRLAPLLLDLNDNLKIPRSRKAIVQLYQMMFKPLQLDDSARVENTLYRSTLFGFIIQEIGGFFKMSGTELDERFTKVMQLAIDQTHLPADETND from the coding sequence ATGGTAAAGAGAAGAACACTAACACAAGCAAAAGTATTAGCGACAGCTAATCAGTTAATTGAGAGTAAGGGTATTAACGGATTAACGATTCGTGACTTAGCGTTAGTTTTGGATGTCCGGCCACAATCCATTTATAATTATGTTGATAGCCTGAGTGATCTATTGGATCAGGTCGGCCTCCAATTTGTTCAAAATGTGGCTGATCGGTTGACTGAAAAAATTGCCAATGTTGATGGCGATGAAGCCTTGATGGCCTTTGCACAGGAATTTCGGGCGGCCTGTGTTCAACATCAACGTTTGGCACCGCTATTACTGGATTTGAATGACAACTTGAAGATTCCACGCTCACGTAAAGCAATCGTGCAGTTGTATCAAATGATGTTTAAACCTTTACAATTGGACGACTCAGCGCGGGTTGAAAATACGTTGTACCGGTCGACTTTATTCGGCTTCATCATTCAGGAAATCGGTGGCTTTTTCAAAATGAGCGGGACAGAACTTGATGAACGTTTTACAAAGGTCATGCAGCTGGCAATTGACCAGACGCATTTACCAGCGGATGAAACTAACGATTAA
- a CDS encoding cation-translocating P-type ATPase produces the protein MSERYLSAIEHGLTSKEVDQRLTAGLKNEPLPPLTRSVKQIFRDNLLTLFNCINVLLAGLVLLTGSYKNMLFLFVVIVNTAIGIFQEIRAKRQVDKLSLLSATKVKVRRDGQTLAIAQDEIVQDDLLLVTRGEQLPVDGLVRETSGLEVDESQITGEADPVIKGAGDELVSGSVILGGHGVVQATQVGHGSFIKQMARAAKQKRRTPSQLLTIINRIIKILTFTIIPLGAGLFISTMMRGESQNRAILGTVAAMVGMIPEGLVLLTSVALAAGAFTLGRHQVLVRELPAIEALARVDTLCLDKTGTITSGKLVFERVEPWGQIAQKAVEDRLAALVTAIDDDNETAQAIKAALGQPDVQPTQVMPFSSSRKWSGAAFADHAEVLGAPEFIFTTVPTDLQARIQSLAQQGYRVLVLAEVAALTTPKPTTPKPTAPKCLGLILITDELRPRAKATFGFFANQDVALKVISGDNPVTVASIAKRAEIQGAERLVDMSQVGDDPNYDQLVADYTVFGRVTPQQKEQLIKAYQRDGHTVAMTGDGVNDLLALKQADCSIAMASGSEATKSLADFVLIDSNFDAMVQVLNEGRRVINNIERVAALYLIKTMYSVALTLIFIFMSHSYPFEPIQLTPISSLMVGIPTFFLALQPDYTRITGRFMKQVMEIAVPAALCVVSYIMIIMALGSHFNLNFETTATLSVLMTGIFSLNALLIAARPLNRFKIGLVALMATLFVLVFLFGGKIFSLVNLLDWSLAMIYLPLMISAYPVFIILQNGLGKRVLSRINWR, from the coding sequence ATGTCAGAACGTTATTTATCAGCAATTGAACACGGGTTAACGTCCAAAGAGGTTGACCAGCGCCTGACAGCGGGCCTAAAAAATGAGCCGTTACCGCCTTTGACGCGGTCGGTCAAACAGATTTTTCGTGACAATTTACTGACACTTTTTAATTGTATCAATGTTTTGTTAGCCGGATTAGTCCTGTTGACGGGTAGCTATAAGAACATGCTGTTTCTATTCGTCGTCATCGTCAATACGGCAATCGGGATATTCCAAGAGATTCGGGCTAAACGGCAGGTGGACAAGTTGTCGCTGTTGTCAGCTACGAAGGTAAAAGTCCGGCGCGATGGCCAAACGTTGGCAATTGCACAGGATGAAATCGTCCAGGATGATTTATTACTGGTCACACGTGGTGAGCAACTTCCAGTCGACGGCTTGGTACGTGAAACGAGTGGCCTCGAAGTCGATGAGTCGCAAATTACCGGTGAAGCTGACCCCGTCATTAAGGGCGCCGGGGACGAACTGGTCTCCGGCAGTGTCATCCTTGGTGGCCACGGGGTCGTGCAGGCGACGCAGGTCGGACACGGCAGTTTTATCAAACAGATGGCGCGGGCTGCTAAGCAGAAGCGGCGGACACCGAGTCAATTATTAACGATTATCAATCGAATTATCAAAATATTGACGTTCACGATTATTCCACTAGGTGCCGGACTCTTCATTTCGACAATGATGCGTGGTGAAAGCCAGAATCGCGCGATTTTAGGAACCGTGGCGGCGATGGTCGGTATGATTCCAGAAGGGCTGGTGTTACTGACCTCAGTGGCACTAGCTGCCGGGGCGTTTACCCTTGGTCGTCACCAGGTCTTAGTTCGAGAGTTACCAGCAATCGAAGCGCTCGCGCGGGTCGATACGCTGTGCCTAGATAAGACCGGGACGATTACGAGTGGCAAGCTCGTCTTTGAACGGGTCGAACCATGGGGCCAGATTGCTCAGAAGGCTGTGGAAGACCGACTGGCCGCATTGGTCACAGCCATTGATGATGATAATGAGACCGCCCAGGCAATCAAAGCAGCGTTAGGCCAACCGGATGTTCAGCCAACTCAGGTCATGCCGTTTTCGTCTAGTCGGAAATGGAGTGGGGCGGCGTTTGCAGATCATGCGGAAGTCTTAGGCGCACCGGAATTTATTTTTACAACGGTACCAACTGATCTACAAGCGCGCATTCAGTCATTGGCGCAACAAGGCTACCGGGTCTTAGTGCTAGCGGAAGTTGCGGCTCTGACGACGCCTAAACCAACGACGCCTAAACCAACGGCGCCAAAGTGTCTGGGCTTAATCTTAATAACGGATGAATTACGTCCGCGAGCGAAAGCCACCTTTGGCTTTTTTGCCAATCAGGATGTTGCGTTGAAAGTCATTTCCGGAGACAATCCCGTGACGGTCGCAAGTATTGCCAAACGCGCGGAAATTCAGGGTGCAGAGCGACTTGTCGACATGAGCCAGGTCGGTGATGACCCTAACTATGACCAATTGGTTGCGGATTACACGGTATTCGGTCGGGTGACCCCGCAACAAAAGGAACAATTGATCAAGGCATACCAACGTGATGGCCATACGGTGGCGATGACGGGTGACGGGGTCAATGATTTGTTAGCGTTGAAACAAGCCGACTGTAGCATCGCCATGGCGAGTGGGAGTGAAGCCACGAAGAGTCTCGCCGACTTTGTCCTAATTGATTCAAATTTTGATGCGATGGTCCAAGTTTTAAATGAAGGTCGGCGGGTCATCAACAATATTGAGCGGGTCGCCGCCTTGTATCTGATCAAAACGATGTATTCGGTAGCGTTGACGCTGATTTTTATCTTTATGAGCCACAGCTACCCGTTTGAGCCGATTCAACTGACGCCGATTTCCTCGCTGATGGTCGGAATCCCAACATTCTTCTTAGCGTTACAGCCAGATTATACGCGAATTACGGGTCGTTTTATGAAACAAGTCATGGAGATTGCGGTGCCAGCCGCCCTGTGTGTCGTCAGTTATATTATGATTATTATGGCGCTCGGCAGCCATTTCAATTTGAACTTTGAAACGACCGCGACCTTGAGCGTCTTGATGACGGGAATTTTTAGTTTGAACGCCTTGCTGATTGCGGCACGACCACTGAACCGGTTTAAAATCGGGCTGGTCGCTTTGATGGCCACCTTATTTGTCCTCGTGTTCTTATTTGGTGGCAAGATTTTCTCGCTAGTCAATCTGCTGGATTGGTCGCTGGCAATGATCTACCTGCCACTGATGATTAGCGCCTACCCAGTCTTCATTATCTTGCAAAACGGCTTGGGTAAACGGGTGCTGAGCCGAATTAACTGGCGATAG
- a CDS encoding PadR family transcriptional regulator, whose product MKPEISKDTIRGHTTTIVLNILNQGDSYGYAIAKTIKQLSHGAYVINEATLYTVFRRLEKNGDIRSYWGNETQGGRRKYYQITTQGQQTLQHNIDEWNFAKQVIDELILGRIEADVSQD is encoded by the coding sequence GTGAAACCAGAAATTTCCAAGGATACGATTCGGGGGCACACGACAACCATTGTGCTCAATATTTTGAACCAGGGTGACAGTTACGGCTATGCGATTGCGAAGACCATCAAGCAGTTGAGCCATGGCGCGTACGTCATCAACGAAGCAACACTCTACACCGTTTTTCGGCGGTTAGAGAAAAATGGGGATATTCGCAGCTATTGGGGCAATGAAACGCAGGGTGGTCGGCGTAAGTATTACCAGATTACGACGCAGGGCCAACAGACACTGCAACACAATATCGATGAATGGAATTTTGCAAAGCAAGTGATTGATGAATTGATTTTAGGGAGGATTGAGGCCGATGTCAGCCAAGATTGA
- a CDS encoding DUF4097 family beta strand repeat-containing protein: MSAKIEQLVAMRLNTYFKHQPDTAALAELKTELSADLNEAANDKAASGLEPEEAVAEAFSDFGDINALIKQINEENGTAEHVHGHQVIVDDNGIEIDDGKTLKINADGLSINNGTIKADANGLKVGNWILDEHGLQNQAETDFEDERRSQQRGESQQQKQSQQPAPTSQPETDADQEQSTTDDTATDESNPHVTANLDDVYRERPPLVNEQRVSLTGLAHIAINYRAATVKVLPTREAGDDVIIRDYMNYNNPAYYSQVTTFEDRLEIVQGKVPFLIPLRVHVQILIPASYAGQLTLNDRSGNVIMGNLQHLSELQLQVVSGSARLVAVGMTTFTSEVTSGSLTMADVQVAEQLVLNVKSGRARLLDVAAGNYNVRVTSGSVSGQQVRGGGQWTAKSGSIKLALAAINGDTTLAAHSGSIKVSTPTDASYRYELESQSGRVTAPHFAQVDHHADGYQAGRVGTTATYLISGRARSGSISLR; the protein is encoded by the coding sequence ATGTCAGCCAAGATTGAACAACTCGTCGCAATGCGATTGAATACTTATTTTAAGCACCAACCAGACACTGCCGCATTGGCGGAATTAAAAACGGAACTATCAGCTGATTTGAACGAAGCGGCAAATGATAAAGCAGCTAGTGGACTTGAACCAGAAGAGGCGGTCGCCGAAGCGTTTAGTGATTTCGGTGATATTAATGCCTTGATCAAACAGATCAACGAAGAGAATGGGACTGCTGAACACGTCCACGGACATCAAGTCATCGTGGATGACAACGGCATTGAAATTGACGATGGTAAGACGCTCAAGATCAATGCGGACGGCCTCTCAATTAATAACGGCACCATCAAAGCGGATGCTAATGGATTGAAGGTGGGCAATTGGATTCTGGATGAACACGGTCTTCAAAACCAGGCCGAGACCGATTTTGAAGATGAACGACGCTCGCAACAACGAGGGGAGTCACAACAACAGAAACAGTCACAGCAACCCGCCCCAACGTCCCAGCCCGAAACCGATGCTGATCAGGAGCAGTCAACCACGGACGATACCGCGACTGACGAGTCGAATCCGCACGTCACCGCGAACCTCGACGACGTCTATCGTGAACGGCCTCCATTGGTCAATGAGCAACGTGTGTCACTGACTGGATTGGCACACATCGCCATCAATTATCGCGCAGCGACGGTCAAAGTCTTGCCAACGCGTGAAGCGGGGGATGACGTGATTATTCGGGACTACATGAATTATAATAACCCGGCTTATTACAGTCAGGTCACGACGTTTGAGGACCGACTTGAAATTGTGCAAGGCAAGGTGCCGTTTTTGATTCCATTACGAGTCCACGTCCAAATCCTGATTCCAGCGTCATATGCAGGTCAACTGACACTCAACGACCGCTCTGGCAACGTCATTATGGGCAATCTCCAGCACTTGTCTGAATTACAACTCCAAGTTGTCAGTGGTAGTGCCCGGCTGGTGGCGGTTGGTATGACGACCTTCACCAGCGAGGTGACATCAGGAAGTCTGACGATGGCTGATGTTCAGGTTGCTGAACAATTAGTGTTGAACGTTAAAAGCGGTCGGGCGCGGCTACTTGACGTCGCTGCTGGGAATTACAACGTCCGTGTGACTAGTGGTAGTGTTAGCGGCCAGCAAGTCCGTGGTGGCGGTCAATGGACGGCCAAATCGGGGAGCATCAAGCTTGCCTTGGCCGCTATTAACGGGGATACTACGCTTGCGGCACATAGTGGATCGATCAAGGTTTCGACACCCACAGATGCCAGCTACCGTTATGAATTAGAGTCCCAAAGTGGTCGAGTCACCGCGCCGCACTTTGCCCAAGTGGACCACCATGCGGATGGTTACCAGGCGGGTCGGGTCGGTACCACCGCCACTTATCTGATTAGCGGTCGCGCACGGTCAGGGTCGATTAGTTTAAGATAA
- a CDS encoding PTS transporter subunit EIIC produces the protein MGISQQQLIQRLVPRLVRFRQTNFYRIIQRTLMLIFPFILIGTFSQIIQLTVLTKSGFIASIFHLSKWVPYYRYLHYPFDSLTTLTLNGVAVVAAFGAAKYHAKLHQRDDQLAGLTAAIALLIMAYQYTNQNQVGLFNTLLIGTNGLTGALLVGGLTGLCFKWFSKPVPEQASPHTADILTRTFGSLLPMALILILAVALSLALNWLMILTYSMDSWSAFQKYAMTSHSLWMTFALAALTLLLEILGLAGPYQERLVTNSSTMTANLNYALTHHSAYHVPYPYTANTLYHAFGTFGGTGMLLALLIAIYIGSDNHNYHVVARWSLLPSLFNSNGPLLTGLPVLYNPIYLIPFILAPLVNMGTAAIAIALHWIPPVVYPVPIGTPGPLIAFIGTNGNVVALGLGLINLALSVAIYLPFMRLAEAIVRAAQQSVGGDSNA, from the coding sequence ATGGGAATCAGTCAGCAGCAATTAATTCAACGGTTAGTGCCGCGCCTAGTCCGTTTCCGGCAAACCAATTTTTATCGTATCATTCAGCGCACCCTGATGTTGATTTTTCCATTTATCTTAATTGGGACGTTCAGCCAGATTATTCAGCTGACGGTTCTGACTAAGTCGGGTTTTATTGCCAGTATTTTTCACTTGTCTAAGTGGGTGCCGTATTATCGTTACTTACACTATCCCTTTGATAGTTTGACGACGCTCACGCTGAATGGGGTGGCTGTCGTGGCGGCGTTTGGGGCGGCCAAGTATCATGCCAAGTTGCATCAGCGCGATGACCAGTTAGCTGGGTTGACCGCGGCGATTGCCTTGCTAATCATGGCCTATCAATATACGAATCAGAATCAAGTTGGTCTCTTTAATACGTTGCTGATTGGGACGAATGGCCTGACGGGCGCACTGCTGGTTGGTGGTCTGACCGGCTTGTGTTTTAAATGGTTCAGTAAACCCGTGCCCGAACAAGCCAGTCCGCACACGGCCGATATTTTGACCCGGACGTTTGGTTCGCTGTTACCGATGGCGCTGATCTTAATACTAGCGGTGGCGCTTAGTTTGGCCCTGAATTGGTTGATGATTTTGACCTATTCGATGGACAGCTGGTCGGCGTTTCAAAAGTACGCGATGACGAGTCACAGCCTCTGGATGACGTTCGCCTTAGCCGCATTAACGCTCTTACTTGAAATTCTGGGATTAGCGGGGCCCTATCAAGAACGGTTGGTGACCAATAGTTCAACGATGACTGCGAACTTGAATTATGCCCTGACGCACCATTCGGCTTATCATGTCCCGTATCCGTATACGGCAAACACGCTCTATCACGCGTTTGGCACGTTCGGTGGGACGGGGATGTTGCTCGCACTGCTGATTGCAATTTATATCGGCAGCGATAATCATAATTATCACGTCGTCGCGCGGTGGAGCTTGTTGCCGTCACTCTTCAATAGCAACGGCCCGTTACTGACTGGGTTACCAGTCCTATATAATCCAATTTATCTGATTCCATTTATTTTGGCACCACTGGTCAATATGGGCACCGCGGCCATCGCGATTGCGTTGCATTGGATTCCACCGGTCGTGTACCCAGTACCGATTGGAACCCCGGGACCATTGATTGCCTTTATCGGAACAAACGGAAACGTGGTGGCGCTTGGGTTAGGGCTAATCAACTTAGCGTTATCAGTCGCGATTTATCTGCCATTCATGCGGTTAGCGGAAGCCATTGTGCGCGCTGCTCAGCAGTCAGTGGGAGGCGATTCAAATGCGTAA
- a CDS encoding alpha/beta hydrolase, producing the protein MRNQPNWRRRRSLLVLILGLIFLGCLVGPSYHWTRANVAAMTGRHDSQMSPIIMIPGSSATQNRFDTLVKQLNKADHRRHSLIKLTVNTDDSIKMTGTLRARDNEPIIVVGFQNNRDGYDNIKKQARWFSLAFKKLAAKYQFNNFKAIGHSNGGLIYTYYFEHYFNRDDITVKRIMTIGSPYNFSEANLNHKTQMLADYIKYRDRLPKSATMYSVAGTENYDSDGLVPARSVEAGKYVYQGQVKHFTEITVTGNNAQHSDLPQNAQIVTLIRTYMLDKNKPTNKGLISANPTP; encoded by the coding sequence ATGCGTAATCAACCAAATTGGCGTCGACGGCGTAGTCTGCTAGTTTTAATACTGGGCTTGATTTTCCTCGGTTGCCTAGTTGGCCCGTCTTATCATTGGACCCGTGCCAATGTGGCCGCGATGACTGGCCGTCACGACTCGCAAATGTCACCAATCATCATGATTCCCGGGAGTAGTGCCACCCAAAATCGGTTTGATACCCTGGTCAAACAGCTCAATAAGGCGGATCATCGCCGGCATAGTTTGATCAAATTGACCGTTAACACGGATGACAGTATCAAAATGACGGGAACGCTGCGGGCGCGGGACAATGAGCCAATTATTGTCGTCGGCTTTCAAAATAATCGGGACGGCTATGACAATATCAAAAAACAGGCGCGCTGGTTCTCGCTGGCGTTTAAAAAGTTGGCCGCTAAATATCAATTTAATAATTTCAAAGCCATCGGTCATTCGAATGGTGGGCTGATTTATACGTATTACTTCGAGCATTATTTTAATCGGGATGATATTACGGTCAAACGCATCATGACGATTGGCTCGCCGTATAACTTTTCTGAAGCAAATCTGAATCATAAGACCCAGATGTTGGCGGATTACATCAAATATCGGGACCGACTACCGAAGTCTGCCACGATGTACTCGGTGGCCGGGACTGAAAATTATGATTCGGACGGCCTAGTCCCCGCGCGCAGTGTAGAAGCGGGCAAGTACGTTTATCAGGGCCAGGTCAAGCACTTCACTGAAATCACGGTCACGGGAAATAACGCCCAACACTCAGATCTGCCTCAAAACGCGCAAATCGTGACCTTGATTCGGACTTATATGCTCGATAAAAATAAACCGACGAACAAGGGACTGATCTCGGCAAATCCGACGCCATAA
- a CDS encoding MurR/RpiR family transcriptional regulator — protein sequence MSTQTPVHRNRVLTLIRSYYPNLSVTDRKIADYIIADPVKTAAQSISDLAAAVGVSTATVSRFVKRISFSSFRDFSRELTAAEPIEQTNAEAFQDVEKQTTFKGIAESTFNSIRSSLDQTSQVMTEADLKQAVELLLNARSIGFYGLGGSAVAALDGYHKFVRTGILCAHNSDYDMQLMQAAQMNAQDVAVVISHTGRNQQTLQVLSTLNSQGVPVIALTSFGNSPLAKNSTVAFISVAEEINYRSEGLTSLIAQMSIIDSLFLMTAVHGNIEMAESLGRVREAISQTRTEL from the coding sequence ATGTCCACACAAACACCAGTACATCGCAATCGCGTTCTGACGCTGATTCGGTCTTATTATCCGAACCTCAGTGTTACTGACCGCAAGATTGCGGATTATATTATTGCCGACCCAGTCAAAACGGCGGCGCAGTCGATTTCAGATCTAGCCGCGGCAGTTGGCGTGTCGACAGCGACCGTTTCACGGTTCGTTAAACGCATCAGTTTTAGCAGTTTTCGCGATTTTTCACGTGAGTTAACGGCCGCGGAACCCATCGAACAGACGAATGCCGAAGCCTTTCAAGATGTTGAAAAGCAAACGACTTTTAAGGGCATTGCTGAATCGACTTTCAATAGTATTCGGAGCTCCCTGGATCAGACCAGTCAGGTGATGACGGAGGCCGACTTAAAACAGGCGGTCGAATTATTGTTAAATGCGCGCTCAATTGGTTTTTACGGCCTAGGAGGCTCGGCGGTCGCAGCCTTAGATGGCTACCACAAATTCGTCCGCACGGGCATTCTATGTGCGCATAATAGCGACTATGATATGCAACTGATGCAGGCGGCCCAGATGAATGCTCAGGATGTCGCTGTTGTGATTTCACACACTGGACGCAACCAACAGACGCTACAAGTGTTATCGACCTTAAACTCGCAGGGAGTGCCAGTGATTGCCCTGACTAGCTTTGGCAATTCACCATTGGCAAAAAATAGCACGGTCGCCTTTATCTCGGTGGCCGAAGAAATTAATTATCGTTCAGAAGGACTGACCTCGTTGATTGCACAAATGAGCATTATCGACAGTCTCTTTTTGATGACGGCTGTTCACGGGAATATCGAAATGGCTGAAAGTCTTGGCCGGGTTCGCGAGGCCATTAGTCAGACGCGAACAGAGCTTTAA